CGTAGCTAAGGTTAGCTACTGTTTCTGACGTCCCATTTTTTCTTCTATAAGCCGGTGTAGTACTTAGTCTTACGagcatttgtttgtttgtacgACTTACATTGGTGCAGAAAAATAATTCAGCAGCAGGCAGGTACGTACGGAGTAGTGACCCCAGGACTCGCGGTGGTTGCGCGGTTAATGATTTTTGCAATGCAATGATTGTGGGGGAGAATCGATCGAGGACTTGGTTAGTTACCGGGGCTGGAGATGCGCCAGCTGCCGGAGGCCGGCGAGttggcgccgctgctggcggTGTCGACGTAGCCGCAGGGGATCTCCACCGTCCAGTCGCAGGGCAGGTCGAAGCCGAGGTCCTTGCACGCGCGCACCTCCTCCAGGTCCATGGCCACGCCGCCCCGCGCAGGGGAGGAATTGCCGACCACGACCGTCGTGGtgagctcgtcgccggccatgagctgccgccgctgcttccGCAGCTGCCACGCGCGGTCCAGCCACACCTCCCGCATcatccgctgccgccgccgcttgtcgtggtggtgggccgggccggcccaccACGGCGCCCCCGCGGCCTCCGTCTCGCTCGCGTAGTCCTTGGAGGAGTAGCGCGGCCACGGGGACTGGTGCGCCGCTCGCTCTGGCGTGCCCGGgagcgacgccgacgacgggGCCTGGAGCGGCTCCTCCTCGAACGGGTGCCATGGCCGTTGACTGCTGACCCCGTACTTATTACCGTCGTTGGCGACGCCGTCAGAGCGCgcctcgtcgtcttcgtcgtcgccgcctccgtcgtcctcgtcgtcggcgtcgccgccgtcggagcCTTCCACGGTGAGGCGGGACATGCGCTTGCTCATGTCCCAGtcgtcctcatcgtcgtcgtattcctcctcctcctcgacgaagTCATCGTCTTCGTCGTGCTCGATGAGGTCCCGGAGCCTGGGCAGAGCGGACGTCGTCGTCTTGGCGGACGACGGGGACGCCATTTCAATCAGGAGGATCCGCACGAGGGCGCTCAGGGCGGCGAAGAtgtgagagggagagggaggtcGATGGAGGACTTGGCGAGCGAGACCCTGACAAGTAAACGctctgtttgttttgtttgcttgcttgttCGTTAGGTGTGGAAGGAGAAGAACGACAGGATATGCTAGCTATATTCCTACTGGCTGCGACGTTGATCGATCCATAGGGTGGTCGATGGTTTATATATTGGTTGGAACGACGACGAGGGGAGAGCTGAGCTAAGCAGCCAGCCCCTCCCTTTTCGGGTTCGAGTTCGACTCGACCGTCTCCATCCAAATTGTCAGTTGTCACCACGCGGCTGAGCATGAGCACATAACAAGTGTTGGACATTGTACATTTCCAAGGCAGCAGCTAGCGGCCACATGATCGGGGCAGTCGGCACAGGCTTTTCTACGTTGATTACTTCTGGATAGGGTTTTTTGTAAGCCTGGGCGGTTCGGTTAAGGCCCCGTTGAAATTTTCAGTGACTTCTAGTGAGGGGAGGAAACATTCGTGCCTACCTATAGCTTGCGCTTGCGGCCTTGGAGTTTTCGTTAAATCTGTATGAGATTCTTGCACTTCAAACAGGGCCTTTACTGGTTTGTTTAGTGTAGACTTGTGGACCACAAGTCACAACAGCTCGGTGGGCTTAGAGATCCTCACTTTGATGCGAAATGCGGAAGCTACAACGACATTTCTGGATATATATACTGGAGTACTATCGCCTGCCAAGACCTCTTATAAAACGAAAATTAAAGGTAGTGGAAAACTAACAATACATATAAGCCAAATTGAAGTCAAACCACAACATACATAAAGTTGTACCGTTTGTTTGTTACAGTACTATATTACCAAATACTCTTGTTTTGTTGTTCATATATACTCATTTTGAATTATTTGATCTCTCTTTTGAATTACTTCACTTGATACTTAAAGTAATTTAAAAGAAAGATCTCTCTACATTATTTATcgtcttccttttcctttcaaaaaaactGAGATTAaagaatatttttcctatgtCTTTCACAGTTTCTTAAATGGTTTTGTTATATTTAAG
The Brachypodium distachyon strain Bd21 chromosome 2, Brachypodium_distachyon_v3.0, whole genome shotgun sequence genome window above contains:
- the LOC100841830 gene encoding uncharacterized protein LOC100841830; its protein translation is MASPSSAKTTTSALPRLRDLIEHDEDDDFVEEEEEYDDDEDDWDMSKRMSRLTVEGSDGGDADDEDDGGGDDEDDEARSDGVANDGNKYGVSSQRPWHPFEEEPLQAPSSASLPGTPERAAHQSPWPRYSSKDYASETEAAGAPWWAGPAHHHDKRRRQRMMREVWLDRAWQLRKQRRQLMAGDELTTTVVVGNSSPARGGVAMDLEEVRACKDLGFDLPCDWTVEIPCGYVDTASSGANSPASGSWRISSPGDDPKDVKARLKVWAQAVALTSASRLGS